ACTCTCCAGGAAGAATAAATAATGTTTTCACGAAAATATTCAAACGCACAACGTGATTATGAACCACGTTGTGCGTTAATAATTGATCTCCGGAAAGCAAAATAATAATCAATGAAAAAGAACCTGTTATACTGCACAATACTGGCTGCATTGATCCTGATTGGTTGCAGCAAGGAGAGTGACGTTCCGGAAGTGCCCAGCCCGGTGCCGGCGGAAAAACTGATCTTTCCCCCGAAAGAGATGCGGTCGGTCTGGATCACTACGGCCTGGGGTCTCGATTGGCCTATGGGGAAATATGATGTCCAGTCACAAAAAAATCAGTACATCCAATACCTCGATAGGTTTCAAGCCCTCCATATCAATGCCGTGATTGTTCAGGTCAAGCCTATGGGGGACGCCTTTTATCACTCTCCGTATGAACCGTGGAGTGCTTCGATTACCGGTACCAGGGGGCAGAATCCGGGGTATGATGTGTTGCAGTTCATGATCGATGAAGCACACAAGCGCAACATGGAGTTCCACGCCTGGATGAATCCTTACCGGATTGCCACACGTGCAGGCAATAGTACGCCATACCCTCCGTTGCATGCATCGATAAATGCGAAATGGGTAGTAAATCACGAAAAAATTCAAATCTACAATCCGGCACTGCCGGAGGTACGTCAGCGGCTTGCCGACATCGTGAAAGACCTGCTTACCCGCTATGAAGTGGATGGCATCCATTTCGACGACTATTTCTATCCCGCCCCTTCCTCAGCCGGGACAATGGTCTCCGATGCCGGCGACTATCAGCAGTACGGTGCGGGTTACACTACCATTGAAGATTTCAGGCGGGCCAATGTGGATAAAACCATAGAAGCGGTACACAACGCAATCGTTTCCTCGAAGCCGGAGGTTGTTTTTACCATTTCTCCTGCAGCCAGTCCCGACTACAATATGAAGACACTTTTCGCCGATGTGGCTAAATGGTGCAAGGAGGGATGGATCGACATCGTCATGCCGCAACTCTATCAGGAGATTGGAAATCAGTATAACGATTTTCAGGCCAGACTGGGTTGGTGGACACAGTATAACTACAAAGCTGTACCAATGGTGGGACATGGATATTATAAATTCGGAGATCCGCAACAGCCGGCAGCCTTTCAGTCGGCACTTGAACTGGAAAGGCAGTTGGAATTGACACGAAGAAATCAGAAAGTATTGGGAAATGCAATGTACAGTGCTAGATATATTCTGTTCAACAAAATAAACATTACCGATAAATTGGCTACAATATACAAGAACCCTACAGTTATTCCATTCCTGGGACGTGAGGTTGCAACAGCACCTGTCAAACCGCAGAATATAAAAATAGAAAATAACATGTTATCATGGAACAGACAGGGTGATTTGATTTCTGTTGTATATTATTTCCCGGACCAGACAAAAGAAGGTGTTGTTTTGTCGATAACAAAAGATACAAGCTTGCCGGTTTCCTCTTCGGGATTCTATTGTGTTACCACCATCAACAAAGACAATAAAGAGAGTGAACCATCCGATGCAGTAGAGAAAAAATAAGACAGAGATTTGCAAAAACAATTATGCCAATTGTCAGAGTTTTGCTATTTTTACCGTTTTATGATTCTATTACAAAACAATAGTTCGGTATTATTTCATAAGATCAACCATAACTGATTGGTTGTTAATAACAAATATAACTTTATAAATAGCTTTAATTTCGTGATTATTTGAATATCAAGTAAAATATAGCCGTGCAATCATTTAATAATATTCACATTGAATGAATATCAACCGGACATAAAATAAAAGAAAAGAAACAACTTGATAAATTGAAAGAATGCTTACATGGGTAAATCAATATGTATATTAATAGGGCTCATGCTCTCTTACCCGCTATTTTCCCAGGATCTTCAGGAGGATTCCCTGAAATTCAGACTTAACGGGTCGTTGACCAACATTTACCGGGAGACGCTACTTCGCCCGGGAAAGGTGACGGTGGACAGTATTGCGCTGAATGAACGTAAAAAAAGCATTGAGCTGCACACCAACTTCTCCCTCTCTTACCTGCCGATGCGCGAAAATACCGTACGCCAAATTTACGATAGCATACGATATCACTTGTCTTTGGCACAAAAGAAATATCGCATCAGCGTGTTTTCTGATAAACAGGAAATAAGCACGCTTGTTCCCAATTTTTACCGTCAATCGAAGAAGGATAAAAACCGGATGATTTCACACAAAGTGAAGCCCCCCCTCGTAACCAACTTTTCCGCACCCGAAAACTCATTCGATAAGGGTCTTACAAACAACCATATCGCTCTTTGGCAGAGCCACGGCTGGTATTATGAGCAGAAGCTGGGACGTTGGGAGTGGCAGCGGGCGCGTATTTTTCAAACGGTGGAAGATCTCTATACACAGAGTTATGTGCTGCCTTTTTTGGTGCCGATGCTGGAAAATGCCGGGGCCAATGTGCTGCTTCCACGTGAGCGTGATTACAATAAACAGGAGGTCATCATCGATAACGATGGCAGCAAAAGAGGCTCTACCTATAGGGAGACGAATGGCAAAGAAACCTGGCGAAATAGCGATTCAGCCGGTTTTGCAAACCTTCGCGAAATATGGCTTGATGGCGAAAATCCTTTCCGGATGGGCACGGCAAGGCAAACAAAAACCGTCTCACGGGGTGAGGAAAGCATTGCCACCTGGACACCCGATATTCCGGAGAAAGGACGATATGCGGTGTTTGTCTCTTATCAGACGGTCAAAAACAGTAGTAACGATGCACTCTACAGCATATATCATGCCGGCGGCAAAACCGACTTCAGGGTAAAT
This portion of the Petrimonas sulfuriphila genome encodes:
- a CDS encoding family 10 glycosylhydrolase; this translates as MKKNLLYCTILAALILIGCSKESDVPEVPSPVPAEKLIFPPKEMRSVWITTAWGLDWPMGKYDVQSQKNQYIQYLDRFQALHINAVIVQVKPMGDAFYHSPYEPWSASITGTRGQNPGYDVLQFMIDEAHKRNMEFHAWMNPYRIATRAGNSTPYPPLHASINAKWVVNHEKIQIYNPALPEVRQRLADIVKDLLTRYEVDGIHFDDYFYPAPSSAGTMVSDAGDYQQYGAGYTTIEDFRRANVDKTIEAVHNAIVSSKPEVVFTISPAASPDYNMKTLFADVAKWCKEGWIDIVMPQLYQEIGNQYNDFQARLGWWTQYNYKAVPMVGHGYYKFGDPQQPAAFQSALELERQLELTRRNQKVLGNAMYSARYILFNKINITDKLATIYKNPTVIPFLGREVATAPVKPQNIKIENNMLSWNRQGDLISVVYYFPDQTKEGVVLSITKDTSLPVSSSGFYCVTTINKDNKESEPSDAVEKK